From the Triticum urartu cultivar G1812 chromosome 4, Tu2.1, whole genome shotgun sequence genome, the window CACAATCTGAAATTAAGCAACAAACCGCTAGTTAGACGCTCATCGTTTCAGCCACGCCGTAAACATGCTCTGCATTCTCTCAGAGGAACGAAACAACCAAAGTTTTAAGCATCTTCTTGCTACCTCCTTCCACTCCACATTTTCCATTAGCTCTTGCTGCATCTCAGGAACCACCTTGTTGCTCTTGTTCCTACCTTGTATCGCCGCGGGTGCTCCTGGCAATCTTGTCGCGCTCGTCATGTCCACACATAGGTATGCACTACCATGGTTAGATCTCCAACTTATCTCGTACGTTGTAGACTCAACGTTATGATATAGATAGTCTATCGCCTTGGGCAGAAACATCTCGTCGAGCTGATCCGGGTGAACATTTACATGCGTCAAGTGTTGCTTCTTTCCATCGATTGCCTCTATCACAGAGCCCTTGCTTGTGGACTTGGGTTCCTGCAGAGAGTCATGAGGCATGAACAGAATTCCAAGCTTCAAAGGTCGGCAATTCTCCAAAGAAGCCAAGTCATATATAGTGACTGACCCATGCAGGTTAGGGTACTCGGATGGTGAGACGTGACGCTGTAAAAACACTTTACATACTGGTTCTGGAAATATGCTCGAAAGCCTCAATTTGTTTCCGCTGTTGCTTTCGTCGCCACGACAGGAAGACACGATCTTGTGCTCGTATCCTTGGCAACATAAAGGATCTGGGCGGGAGCATACAGCAAAAGTTGTGTTCATCTCATTCCAGTAATGTTCCGCGTTGACACTCATAACCTCAGGCGGTAAACATGAGAAATCTTGCGTAGGGAGCTGTGCGATCTCTTTAATGACAATTTCAGCCGTGGACTTGAAGTGAGGCGTCACCAATTGCAAGCACTTAACTGTAGTTCCGATTAGGTTTGTGCTCTCCGAGATGCGCATC encodes:
- the LOC125553323 gene encoding uncharacterized protein LOC125553323, which translates into the protein MAEMVSSAIVGEAVSRIISGIATNKDHDKTDEAAEGGLERLEMARIRMEAALETSNKWQITDTPLLHWRKKLKRAAQDCEDAVRRCRQHFHEEDERKQMVRQSSLPRRIAHTTKTFISSFVGRKNDHCSDNITSVRRFERFADGATEFIRFVQLGGTPRHHMFFDPLIRHIFEGKSIRYMVLHPGGQYHFFTIQPIASEERGLEAILCFVYEDCKLPEKSFALKFMMRISESTNLIGTTVKCLQLVTPHFKSTAEIVIKEIAQLPTQDFSCLPPEVMSVNAEHYWNEMNTTFAVCSRPDPLCCQGYEHKIVSSCRGDESNSGNKLRLSSIFPEPVCKVFLQRHVSPSEYPNLHGSVTIYDLASLENCRPLKLGILFMPHDSLQEPKSTSKGSVIEAIDGKKQHLTHVNVHPDQLDEMFLPKAIDYLYHNVESTTYEISWRSNHGSAYLCVDMTSATRLPGAPAAIQGRNKSNKVVPEMQQELMENVEWKEVARRCLKLWLFRSSERMQSMFTAWLKR